In the Sandaracinus amylolyticus genome, ATCTCGAGCGACGCGGTGCACGCGCGCCTCGCCGAGTACGTCACCGAGCTCGGCGAGGGCGCGTGGATCGCGCTGGTGGCGGCGGCGGTGCCCGAGCACGACGCGCTCGCGACCCGCATCGTCGAGAGCTCGCCGCTGCGCGCCGAGGCGCTGCGCATCGGCGCCCGCGACGTCCTCACGCCGCGGCGCACCGCGTGGCACGGCGATCCGGGGCGCGTCTACTCGTACTCCGGACGCACGTTCGAGCCCTCGCCGTGGACCGCGCCGCTCGCCGAGATCCGCGATCGCGTCGAGGAGCTCACCGGGGTGCGCTTCGACTCGGTGCTGGTCAACGAGTACCGCGACGGGCGCGACTCGCTGGGCTGGCACGCCGACGACGAGCCCGAGCTCGGACCGCACGCGCCCGACGACGTGCTGATCGCGTCGATCTCGCTCGGCGCACCGCGGCGCTTCCTC is a window encoding:
- a CDS encoding alpha-ketoglutarate-dependent dioxygenase AlkB family protein encodes the protein MISSDAVHARLAEYVTELGEGAWIALVAAAVPEHDALATRIVESSPLRAEALRIGARDVLTPRRTAWHGDPGRVYSYSGRTFEPSPWTAPLAEIRDRVEELTGVRFDSVLVNEYRDGRDSLGWHADDEPELGPHAPDDVLIASISLGAPRRFLLRHRRRGETRELPLGRGDLLVMGGTTQQRWQHSVPKTAKPVGARVSLTFRLIEPGAHDRGG